The sequence TTTTACCAACTCCCAAACGCCAAGATCGCCTATGTGAGCTCAACGTGATTGAACAAGTTGTGAATGTCTGCGAAACCACGATTGTTCAAGATGCTTGGGCACGCGGCCAAGACCTCACTGTGCATGGCTGGGCTTATCGTTTAGATACCGGAATTATCAAAGACCTGGGAATGTCTTGCAGCTCCATTGATGAAATGGAAGAACGCTATCAAAAAACTCTAACGCGCTACGAATCTGAGTAAATTTCATTTGCTCAGATCTTTGCTTAATCATCTTCTTGTTGCTTTTCTAAAGCTACTTTCCCTACTACCCTATAAGCTGCTAGTTGCCATTGGCTATGGCTTGGGGTTTATTGCTGCGCATATTCCTGGAGACAGAAACCAGGTAGTCAAGACTAATTTGCATTTGTGTTTTCCAAAATTAAGCACTGAAGAGATCGACCGCCTTAGTAAAGAACACTGGCGCCTGCTGGGCAGAAGCTTGGTGGAGAAAAGTATTATTTGGATGGGTAGTAGCAAGCAGCTCAGCGATATGATTGAAGTGAAATCTGCCGTAGACCTTGCAAGTAAAAAGCCGCGCATCCTCGTCAATATGCACTTCACTGGCATTGAAGGCAGCATCATTCTAAGCGCCCTCGCAAAGCAAGAACGCTGGCCTCGTACTTCGGGCTTTTTTCAGCGTATGAAGAATCCATTCTTTAATAAAAAAATTATTGAGTGGCGTAATCGCTTTGGTGGAAATTCAATTGATCGCCAAGGAAACACGAAAGAAATTATTCGCGAAATTCGCAATGGCGATTTCATCATCATTGCACCAGACATTGATCTCGGCATCAAAGATTCCGAGTTTGTCCCTTTCTTTGGAATTGAAACAAATACCATCACTGCAGTTTCGCGGTTAGCAAAAATCACTGGGGCAGATGTGTGTTTGATGACTACCACTTTAAAAGCGGATGAGTCTGGTTATCTTTGCGAAATCAGCAAACCCTTAGAAAATTTTCCAGGGCCAGATCCGATAGCTGACACGGCCCGGTTAAATCAATACTTTGAGACTGAAATCCGACTGCGCCCAGCCGAATACTATTGGGTCCATAAGCGCTTTAAAAATCCACCAAGCAATCAAGCTAACCCCTATAACCCTTCTATCTAATACCCTTTTGACCTATCATTAAGGGATGACAGAACGCATTGGGCTATTTGCCGATCTTCACAGTAATTTAGAGGCTTACGAGGCCTGCATGGCCAGGGCCGAAGAGCTTGGAGTAACCCGCATGGCTTTCTTAGGCGATATCGTTGGCTATAACGCAGATCCTGCAGGCATCATTGAGCGTATCGCTGACTTAGTAGACGCCAAAAAAGCGCTTGCCATATTGGGGAATCATGACGAAGCAATCTTTAAAGATTGCAGTATGAAAATGAACCCTAATGCCAATGCTGCAATTGAGTGGACTAAGACCCAGCTCAATGATAGTCATATCGAATTTCTAAAAAACCTCCCGCTGATCATAAATGAAGAGAAGATTTGCTTTGCGCATGCATCTGCTCACAATCCTGCTGACTGGAACTATGTCACGGATAGCATGAGTGCTTGGTACTGTGCCCAGAGTTCAGGCAAAAGCTATACCTTTGTAGGTCATGCGCACGAGCAAGCCCTCTTTTATCAAAGCGCCGTTGGCAAGCTCATTCGCTTTGCCCCTCATCCTGGCGATGAAATTCCAGTGCTCCCACATCGCCAGTGGGTCGGTGTTGTCGGGTCACTAGGCCAACCTAGAGACGGCAATCCTGAGGCATGTTTTGCGGTCTTTGAACCAGAAACTGAAGTGCTTACTTTTCATCGCACACCATACGATCATTTTGCTGCGGCAGATAAAGTGCGTCGCGCGGGATTGCCAGAAGAATTAGCCAATCGCTTGATCACTGGCAAATAAGCCATGCCGATTAATACGAATATTGAAGCGGT comes from Polynucleobacter sp. MWH-Svant-W18 and encodes:
- a CDS encoding lipid A biosynthesis acyltransferase, coding for MLRSLLNHLLVAFLKLLSLLPYKLLVAIGYGLGFIAAHIPGDRNQVVKTNLHLCFPKLSTEEIDRLSKEHWRLLGRSLVEKSIIWMGSSKQLSDMIEVKSAVDLASKKPRILVNMHFTGIEGSIILSALAKQERWPRTSGFFQRMKNPFFNKKIIEWRNRFGGNSIDRQGNTKEIIREIRNGDFIIIAPDIDLGIKDSEFVPFFGIETNTITAVSRLAKITGADVCLMTTTLKADESGYLCEISKPLENFPGPDPIADTARLNQYFETEIRLRPAEYYWVHKRFKNPPSNQANPYNPSI
- a CDS encoding metallophosphoesterase, with product MTERIGLFADLHSNLEAYEACMARAEELGVTRMAFLGDIVGYNADPAGIIERIADLVDAKKALAILGNHDEAIFKDCSMKMNPNANAAIEWTKTQLNDSHIEFLKNLPLIINEEKICFAHASAHNPADWNYVTDSMSAWYCAQSSGKSYTFVGHAHEQALFYQSAVGKLIRFAPHPGDEIPVLPHRQWVGVVGSLGQPRDGNPEACFAVFEPETEVLTFHRTPYDHFAAADKVRRAGLPEELANRLITGK